The stretch of DNA GTGCGCCGCGCGTCCTCCGCCCTTTCTGCAGGTCCGCTCGCCCCCTTCTCCTTCTCTCGCTTCCGGCCGTCGTCGGGCTCGCGTTCATTGCTCCGATCGAATCATTTTGTCTCCTTCCCGATTCCTCCAACTCCAAACCCCTGTCCCGCGAGCCGCCGCGCCGGCGCTAGGCACGGATTCAGTTCCGGAGCGGCCTACTCGTTCGGTGCGCGTGACCTAATTACCGCCTTCCTTTTCTCAGTTCCTAGGATGCGCGTGAGCTCTCCTCAACCTTTTTTCGTTTTGCATAATGTATACTTCGTGTTTCAAAGTTGGCGCCCGACCGCGATTCGACGCGTCAAAGATTCAGAGGTGCCTTCCCGTGATGGCATGATCCACCTGCTGGGGAGCGATAGCTGGGTTTTTGAAAACTGAATTGTGCTACTCTACCTACCCCTTTTACAGTTTACTGTTCCTCAAGTATGTAATTCCTAGGCAGGTAGTAATAACTTGTTTGTGAATAAGATATGACTGGCCCTGACCCGCCTGTAAATCCAGGCTGCACTGAAATATTATTATGTCTTTATTCAGTTCATCTGGACAGAGTGTTGCCTGAAATAATTATGATGAAACAATGCTTTCAGCTTCATTCTACTCACCGCTTTGATGCTTGTAGGTACCATCTCTGCTGCTCGTACCGACATGCTGTTCAACGTGGAAATACAACCTGGCTACGCTGATCCTGAGTCTCTACGACATTTTTGGGTACTTTGTGCATTCCTTTCTTCTTTGAGATAAGTATGTTCAGTTTTCGACGTAGTTCTTCGCCCTGATCCTTATGGATCGGTGCACTATTATTTATGCGTAGAGGTAAACACAGTTTCATGCTAACGACCGGGTACATTCTTACGCTATAAACATAGAAGTGCTGGATTGGCAACCATTTAATAGAATCGATTGTTTACTCCTTGATGAATTACATACATTGTGGTTCAACATTCTGACTGATATCTTTTTGTTATTACAGAATAAAAGTGCTTCCCCTGTGAAAGGCCGGAAGAGGAAATTCGGTGTTGATGCAACCAAAGGTGAATCAGCAGGTGTTAATGCAAGTAACACCAGGGAGCACCTGCGTTCCTGCAGAAAAGGCAAGGGTCCAGGGAAACGTGCCAGGTTGGTAGACAAAGAAGGTGCTACTGGGTTGGGGAGAGTTCAAACACCAACCGGCTTATATAAAGATGAATGTGCTTTCTGCCAATCATTTAGAACCAGTGAGCCGGTATGTTGCATATCATTTACATACATCAAGTAAAAAATGATCTGCTGAAGTCTTCTTATTTGTACTGGCACTAAAACATGTTCACTTTTCCTATGTCAGGTGCATGGTCCGCTGGTACAGTATCACAATGGAAGGATTGTGTCCGGTGACGAGGCCGACGCTACTAACGCCATATATGTCCACCACAAATGCATGGTTTGGTTAGTTTCTTTATACACCATGTTTAACTCTTCATATTTAATTTATTTAGAATCATCATACACAGTGTTCATCCATCCTTTTCATTCTTTACCCTTGTTCCTGAAGGGCCCCAAAAGTGAAATCCAATGACGACGGTACTTTTGAGAACGTTGAGAGTGAAATCGTGCGTGGTTCAAGATGGGATTGCAGCAGATGCAATCTCCGGGGAGCAGCACTTGGTTGTTATCGTGCGGGGTGCCCCAATACTTATCATGTCCCATGTGCATTCATGATACCAGAATGCCGCTGGGATGTTGTAAGCTTTTGAGTATACCTTGTCCTTGATCCATTTATAAACACTGATGTTCTGACATGTCTAGTTTTGATTTTGAAGGAGAATCTCCATGTTTGGTGTCCCATGCATGCACCACCTGATGAGATGAGCTCACCAACAATTGAGACTGGCATTCTTTCCCCCGTCCCTCAAAAGTACGTGATCTTTCTTTCATGTAACTTGATTAATCCTTCATTTTCTAATCCAGTGTTCTATTCGGTCATTTCAGCCAAAGTCCAGCTAAAGAAATTTCCGCCGATTGCCAAATAGAAGATAACCAAATTAATCCATTGCTGGGCAATGAGATGAGCTCACCAATAATTGGAAGTGACATTCCTTCCGCTGTCCTTCAGAAGTATGTGATCTTTCTTCAACCTTCATGTTACTTGATTAATCCTTCATTTTATAATTCACTGTTGTATGTGCTCATTCCAGCAATTGCCCAGCTAAAGAAATTTCCGTCGATTCCCAAATGGAAGATAAACAATTTAATCCACTCGTCACATCAAATTCTCCTTTGTCTGGACTAGTAGTGCCTGGGTATGCCATCTTTCTTCACCCGCCTTGGAGAGGGTTCCGTTCGTTTGGTTAATCATTAATATTTCATTTTTTGTTGTTgattttttttgtattttgtaGTTCCAGCCAATATTTAATTAAAGAAGGAATATCTGCCCTTCATAGAGGGGAAGATCTACAAGTAGATCAGCTGAACACCTCAAGTTCTTCCTCGCCTCAGGGGTATGCGTGGCGGAGGTTACTGATCAGATGTTCAATCATCATTCATTAATATTCTTCTATAATTTGCTCTTTATTTCATCATTGCAGCCAATGTACGGACAAAGAAGGAATTTCTACCAATTACCGGGCAGAAGACAAACTAGCAAACCAGTCTAGTACCCCTTTGGATCAGTGGGTTTTGCTCGGCATAGCTTTAAGTGCATCAGAAAAGGTAGCGTGTACTATACTAGCAAACAATACTCTCCTTTCAGAGCATTTGGATATATCTGAACAATACTAGCAAACATGTGAATGGACAAGTAATGCAGCAATCCAACTTTATGGTGAAATTTAAATTATATATAATTTGCCTGTTTTCGAATTAAGTTATGTTCCATACTAAGCTGTGATACAATTGTTTACGTTTGTCAAGCAGGATTCCTTGAAAGAATTTGCATCCTTGACCAGTTCAACCTTGGCTCAGGAATGGGACAAAACTGTGACTCATGTTATTGTGGGCAGAAACGCTGGTTTTCGATGTCCCAGATCATATGAGGTCCAGATGGCTATACTGTCTGGGAAATGGGTTGTCACAGACAGATGTTAGTATTAGTCCATCTTACATCTCCAGTGTTTGTACTATTGATGATAATTGTACTACTTCCAAGTTCATGTTACATTCTGCTTAATGTAACAAGCTGCTGGTCTATTGGCACTTCCATTTATCCGTGTGTCATCTAAAACTTATCCTAGCTCGGCAGAGAATATTATTATCCCTGCACTAAATCAGTTCATGTCATATTCCTGTCTTAGGGGTTGTGGATTTCTTGGTGAAAAGGATTTCAGGTCCAAATCCTTGCTTGGCAAAGCTGATTCCAAGCCCGGAAATTTCTTATGAGGTGAAATTCCGCGATGGTCCGCGCACATCAATTGATGGACCAGCAAAAGGAAGAGCTGGAGCTGCTGAAGGGGTATGTATACATGTCTAGCAATAATATATTCTCTACGAATTCTAAATAGTAAATAGAGAAAAACACATGTGATAAAAACTGATTGCAGTTTGTCTTATGCATAAGTTCAGGGAATTGGCCTACAGTTCTTTTGTGAAAAAGTTTCCTACTGCAAACAAGTTTAAAATTCTATTGAAATGTTCATACAGAGACTGTTTGATGTCAAAGGCTTAAAGTGCATCTTTAGAGAAATCTAGGTGTCGTGTGGTCAGGGTATTCCAAGTGTTTTTTTTACAAGTTGGGGTGCTAGACATATTTCCATATTTTGATCGCATCCACATTCAACAAAGCAATTATCTTTTGCAGCGGCATTTTACAATTCTCTTTCGAAGTGACATTTCCCGAAATGCGGTGTTTTGGAGTGCCATACACCGTAATGTGTTTATTTTATGATGCACTTCAATGGTCTAAAATGAGTGCATTTCAATTATTGTCTAATAAAAGCACTATTGGGAATGCCTTTCAACAGCCAAATGACGAGAAAATGATGTTTTGC from Triticum urartu cultivar G1812 unplaced genomic scaffold, Tu2.1 TuUngrouped_contig_4511, whole genome shotgun sequence encodes:
- the LOC125527934 gene encoding protein BREAST CANCER SUSCEPTIBILITY 1 homolog, translated to MLFNVEIQPGYADPESLRHFWNKSASPVKGRKRKFGVDATKGESAGVNASNTREHLRSCRKGKGPGKRARLVDKEGATGLGRVQTPTGLYKDECAFCQSFRTSEPVHGPLVQYHNGRIVSGDEADATNAIYVHHKCMVWAPKVKSNDDGTFENVESEIVRGSRWDCSRCNLRGAALGCYRAGCPNTYHVPCAFMIPECRWDVENLHVWCPMHAPPDEMSSPTIETGILSPVPQNQSPAKEISADCQIEDNQINPLLGNEMSSPIIGSDIPSAVLQNNCPAKEISVDSQMEDKQFNPLVTSNSPLSGLVVPGSSQYLIKEGISALHRGEDLQVDQLNTSSSSSPQGQCTDKEGISTNYRAEDKLANQSSTPLDQWVLLGIALSASEKDSLKEFASLTSSTLAQEWDKTVTHVIVGRNAGFRCPRSYEVQMAILSGKWVVTDRWVVDFLVKRISGPNPCLAKLIPSPEISYEVKFRDGPRTSIDGPAKGRAGAAEGARKLLSGLHFCFSAYMYPEDRKDIQNLIAAGGGQLLEGISPDGLREYLKRNPAEVYFIYHGGPPRTPTSDFEPEFQECNKYVGSGARMIKHLQLFDAILYYDARMLEPTGVFTKICE